From a single Sebastes umbrosus isolate fSebUmb1 chromosome 17, fSebUmb1.pri, whole genome shotgun sequence genomic region:
- the rnasekb gene encoding ribonuclease kappa-B produces the protein MPSLLFCGPKMAACGIVISIWGVIMLAMLGIFFSAKSAVLIEDVPFTEEDIRNDKNPPQNIYSLYNQVGINCFIAAAIYVAVGAVSLCQVRLNKRQEYMVT, from the exons ATGCCGTCGCTTCTGTTCTGCGGGCCGAAGATGGCAGCGTGCGGGATAGTGATCAGTATCTGGGGGGTCATCATGCTG gcGATGCTGGGGATCTTCTTCAGCGCCAAGTCAGCCGTGCTGATCGAGGACGTCCCGTTCACCGAGGAGGACATCCGTAACGA TAAAAATCCTCCTCAGAACATCTACAGTCTGTACAACCAGGTCGGCATCAACTGCTTCATCGCCGCCGCCATCTACGTGGCGGTGGGCGCCGTCTCGCTCTGCCAGGTCCGACTCAACAAGCGGCAGGAGTACATGGTCACATAA
- the LOC119476042 gene encoding uncharacterized protein LOC119476042: MSEMSGISEKDWKRALTSILEELGRSQYRKMLELLETIPECQKSGSVKEKMPGIIIQYYGLKESISAINDLMQDIPRNDEKIQNLLRPFVAKLKDEQEKETQGKKRKREEKDEVLKPPFKVLDQQESCTPDKEPNTDVFQSRNRPWKKSICDVKTSGVLETEGISVKVVQKSGLRTYQTKEKVKRFFFYVAVADETGTIKLMVYGKDRDKEIKEDSSYLLRNLIKDDNVFKVTTRSNVSETKSVDVSEELQMEARKLIYPESPIYSVENVKPSADKTVVSVEGTVTEINPVKKIKVEHKRQKIERQDFKLKDDTDSIWICMWDEGATQQCEGLSVGDVIKVSNLRTNLYCGTTTLNSTGFTKIDTVQSVGIQNVRIEIMGIMKANKKETQLEAEVNQRVHTFVAASRLLAKAFGFKLDGGFKDRLLDKIPLSADAEIQGNQIKKITAALKM; encoded by the exons ATGTCAGAGATGTCAGGTATTTCAGAGAAGGATTGGAAAAGAGCTCTGACCTCCATCCTGGAAGAGCTGGGTCGTTCACAGTACAGAAAGATGCTGGAATTATTGGAAACAATCCCCGAATGTCAGAAGTCTGGCAGTGTAAAGGAAAAGATGCCTGGAATAATCATTCAGTATTACGGACTAAAAGAGTCCATCTCTGCAATCAATGATTTGATGCAGGACATACCAAGGAACGACGAGAAAATCCAGAACCTGCTGCGCCCCTTTGTGGCCAAACTGAAGGATGAACAGGAGAAAGAGACCCAGG GGAAGAAGAGGAAACGTGAGGAAAAGGATGAAGTGTTGAAACCTCCGTTTAAAGTCCTGG ATCAACAGGAGAGCTGCACACCTGACAAG GAACCTAACACGGATGTTTTCCAGTCGAGAAACCGTCCTTGG AAAAAATCCATCTGTGATGTGAAAACCAGCGGAGTTCTTGAGACTGAAGGTATTTCTGTGAAAGTTGTTCAGAAATCCGGGCTGCGCACATATCAAACcaaagagaaagtgaaaagGTTTTTCTTTTATGTGGCAGTCGCTGATGAGACAGGCACCATTAAACTGATGGTTTATGGAAAAGATCGTGATAAAGAAATCAAGGAGGACAGCTCCTACCTCCTCAGAAATCTAATAAAGGATGACAACGTTTTTAAGGTTACCACAAGGAGCAACGTGTCAGAGACGAAATCTGTTGACGTCTCAGAGGAGCTCCAGATGGAAGCTCGGAAACTAATTTATCCCGAGAGTCCCATTTACTCCGTTGAAAACGTCAAACCATCTGCTGACAAGACAGTAGTGAGTGTCGAAGGAACCGTAACAGAG ATTAAtcctgttaaaaaaataaaggtgGAACACAAACGGCAGAAGATAGAGAGGCAAGATTTCAAACTAAAAGATGACACCGATTCCATCTGGATCTGCATGTGGGATGAAGGAGCCACCCAGCAATGTGAAGGATTATCGGTTGGAGATGTCATTAAGGTTTCCAACCTGAGGACCAATCTGTACTGCGGAACTACAACGCTGAACTCAACTGGATTCACCAAAATTGACACG GTTCAGAGTGTCGGCATCCAGAACGTCAGAATTGAGATTATGGGAATCATGAAGGCCAATAAGAAGGAGACTCAGCTGGAAGCAGAGGTCAACCAACGCGTGCACACGTTTGTCGCGGCTTCTCGACTTCTGGCGAAGGCGTTTGGCTTCAAGCTGGACGGTGGTTTTAAAGACAGACTCCTCGATAAAATACCGCTCTCAGCAGATGCAGAAATACAgggaaatcaaatcaaaaagaTTACAGCTGCTTTAAAGATGTAG